The following proteins are encoded in a genomic region of Natrinema sp. DC36:
- a CDS encoding archaellin/type IV pilin N-terminal domain-containing protein produces the protein MFEAITDYDNDDRGQVGIGTLIVFIAMVLVAAIAAGVLINTAGVLQSQASNTGSETQQEVANQIDVVHAVGNVSANDAVDHLNLTIKKSAGSDAIDITSMTVQYTSDDTDVALTYNQTDTTASEKVLDSADAGNFTTSKINGYDDESLTNTEHRIRLTIDTADIEGGDGLDGGDSATLKLIDQSGAQYTYGVSIPNTFGDKEVVEV, from the coding sequence ATGTTCGAAGCAATAACAGACTACGATAACGACGACCGCGGTCAGGTCGGGATCGGGACGCTCATCGTGTTTATCGCGATGGTCCTGGTCGCGGCGATTGCAGCAGGAGTACTGATTAACACGGCTGGTGTTTTGCAGAGTCAGGCGTCCAATACTGGCTCCGAGACCCAGCAGGAGGTCGCAAACCAGATCGACGTGGTTCACGCAGTCGGTAACGTTTCGGCTAACGATGCTGTCGATCACTTGAATCTGACTATCAAGAAGTCGGCAGGATCCGATGCGATCGACATCACCTCGATGACGGTTCAGTACACGAGTGACGACACCGATGTTGCACTAACGTACAACCAGACAGATACGACTGCAAGCGAGAAAGTATTAGATTCAGCGGATGCTGGGAATTTCACCACGTCCAAAATCAATGGCTACGACGACGAGTCGTTGACCAATACTGAACATCGTATCAGACTCACCATCGATACAGCTGATATCGAAGGCGGTGACGGGCTTGACGGTGGAGACAGCGCAACACTCAAACTCATCGACCAGTCCGGTGCGCAATACACCTACGGTGTGAGTATTCCGAACACCTTTGGAGATAAAGAAGTGGTGGAGGTCTAA
- a CDS encoding GNAT family N-acetyltransferase encodes MVGTRQYPDEPSGPFPSPPTTVEDREGRSIEVRAPAEFAAEALGDVVDMYVEFDPSDRAQGIPPTGEDRIRSWLETIGDDSVNVVARHDGDAIGHAMLVPDSDDPAAIEQKGGIEWELAIFVLQAYQRAGIGTLLLENLLGHASDIGISRVWLTVERWNNPAIALYERVGFEATGTESFEQEMAILLEGAD; translated from the coding sequence ATGGTCGGAACGCGACAGTATCCGGACGAACCGTCCGGTCCGTTCCCCTCGCCGCCGACGACCGTCGAGGACCGCGAGGGTCGGTCGATCGAGGTCCGCGCACCGGCCGAGTTCGCGGCCGAGGCGCTCGGCGACGTCGTCGACATGTACGTCGAGTTCGATCCCTCCGATCGAGCCCAGGGGATTCCGCCGACCGGCGAGGATCGCATCCGCAGCTGGCTCGAGACGATCGGCGATGACAGCGTTAACGTCGTCGCCCGCCACGACGGCGACGCGATCGGCCACGCGATGCTCGTCCCCGACTCCGACGACCCGGCGGCGATCGAGCAGAAGGGGGGAATCGAGTGGGAGCTGGCGATATTCGTCCTGCAGGCCTACCAGCGGGCCGGCATCGGCACGCTCTTGCTCGAGAACCTGCTGGGTCACGCCAGCGACATCGGGATCAGTCGCGTCTGGCTGACCGTCGAACGCTGGAACAATCCGGCGATCGCCCTCTACGAACGGGTCGGTTTCGAAGCGACCGGGACCGAGAGCTTCGAACAGGAGATGGCAATCCTGCTCGAGGGAGCGGACTGA
- a CDS encoding ATP-binding protein, with amino-acid sequence MSDAALDVVEFLLTTSVYSDDRTLDENDLPPSFRRVYWTGGVDDESESDDGSGGSTRKPAGISRPLSVTTSTAREATGVGQPWDAVADLMFTERDEFSGTITLAQRDMAEEWFVERVDDERLLENPTLAKHFAEHETYDVDVTHEVARDQNRPIQADRVWIDGLLDEYFNEDDDEEMLDLVEVRAPEEVEITLDDLVLTQDQENELDKISKAIEHRDYLADIGLREIGKLLFVGPPGTGKTSTAQALARDMDLPFVEVKLSMITSQYLGETAKNVDKTFEVAKRLSPCILFIDEFDFVAKTRRSDEHAALKRAVNTLLKSIDNISLIDDDVLLIGATNHPDQLDDAAWRRFDEIINFPKPDSGMRADILGLITRTMDIDEFDPHLIAEVTEGLTGSDLRMVLREAVLEALTEDRTTLTQEDLLDAVEEFEERDTLKNMDMMDGDHDALVAGGDLDAASDGGEPSNHSHDHDHDH; translated from the coding sequence ATGAGTGATGCGGCGCTCGATGTCGTGGAGTTTCTGCTCACGACGAGCGTGTATTCGGACGACCGGACGCTAGACGAGAACGATCTCCCCCCGTCGTTTCGCCGTGTTTACTGGACCGGCGGCGTCGACGACGAGAGCGAGAGTGACGACGGGAGCGGGGGAAGCACCCGGAAACCGGCCGGAATCAGTCGCCCGCTGTCGGTGACGACCAGCACGGCTCGCGAGGCGACCGGCGTCGGTCAGCCGTGGGACGCCGTCGCCGATCTGATGTTCACCGAACGCGACGAGTTCTCCGGGACGATCACCCTCGCCCAGCGGGACATGGCCGAGGAGTGGTTCGTCGAACGCGTCGACGACGAGCGCCTGCTCGAGAACCCGACGCTGGCGAAACACTTCGCGGAGCACGAGACGTACGACGTCGACGTCACCCACGAGGTAGCTCGCGATCAAAACCGGCCGATTCAGGCCGATCGAGTCTGGATCGACGGGCTCCTCGACGAGTACTTCAACGAGGACGACGACGAGGAGATGCTCGACCTCGTGGAAGTCCGCGCCCCCGAGGAGGTCGAGATCACGCTCGACGACCTCGTCCTCACCCAGGATCAGGAGAACGAACTCGACAAGATCTCGAAGGCGATCGAACACCGAGACTACCTCGCGGATATCGGCCTGCGCGAGATCGGCAAACTGCTGTTCGTCGGCCCGCCGGGGACCGGGAAGACCTCGACGGCGCAGGCGCTGGCCCGGGACATGGACCTCCCCTTCGTCGAGGTCAAGCTCTCGATGATCACCTCGCAGTATCTCGGCGAGACGGCCAAGAACGTCGACAAGACCTTCGAGGTCGCCAAACGGCTCTCGCCGTGTATCCTCTTCATCGACGAGTTCGACTTCGTCGCCAAGACCCGGCGCAGCGACGAACACGCCGCGCTCAAACGCGCCGTCAACACGCTCCTCAAGAGCATCGATAACATCTCGCTCATCGATGACGACGTCCTGCTCATCGGGGCGACTAATCACCCCGACCAGTTAGACGACGCCGCCTGGCGGCGCTTCGACGAGATTATCAATTTCCCGAAGCCCGACTCCGGCATGCGGGCGGACATCCTCGGTCTCATTACTCGAACGATGGACATCGACGAGTTCGATCCCCACCTCATCGCAGAGGTGACCGAGGGGCTGACCGGAAGCGACCTCCGAATGGTGCTCCGAGAGGCCGTCCTCGAGGCGCTGACCGAGGACCGCACGACGCTGACGCAGGAAGACCTCCTCGACGCCGTCGAGGAGTTCGAAGAGCGCGACACCCTGAAGAACATGGACATGATGGACGGCGACCACGACGCGCTCGTCGCCGGCGGGGACCTCGACGCGGCCAGTGACGGCGGTGAGCCGAGCAACCACTCGCACGACCACGATCACGATCACTGA
- a CDS encoding universal stress protein, with translation MDASELFTVDTVLAPVDGSDESATAVEYAIAVADRYDATVHALFVLGRGVVRGLDVGTVDETDIAENTQGFFDDIGDIAEDAGVPITTSVDDGFSQTRKTRHPGNVVLDTADDIDADFIVLPREPVTRAEAEVLEKAAEYVLSYASQPVLSV, from the coding sequence ATGGACGCCAGCGAGCTGTTTACCGTCGATACCGTTCTCGCCCCGGTCGACGGCAGCGACGAGTCTGCCACCGCCGTCGAGTACGCCATCGCCGTCGCCGATCGCTACGATGCCACCGTGCACGCGCTGTTCGTTCTCGGACGGGGCGTCGTTCGGGGATTAGACGTCGGCACGGTCGACGAGACCGACATCGCGGAGAATACGCAGGGGTTCTTCGACGACATCGGCGACATCGCCGAGGACGCTGGTGTTCCGATCACCACGTCCGTCGACGACGGCTTCTCGCAGACGCGGAAGACGCGCCACCCCGGCAACGTCGTCCTCGACACCGCCGACGACATCGATGCCGACTTCATCGTGCTCCCGCGCGAACCGGTGACCAGAGCCGAGGCGGAAGTCCTCGAGAAGGCGGCCGAATACGTCCTCTCCTACGCGAGCCAGCCGGTTCTCTCGGTGTAG
- a CDS encoding flagellar protein G, producing the protein MAGDSVSTLILFIAAMLVAAGVAGTLVTNVNDLSNSVDSQSGDMTDKIDTDIEIISDPGSDAVYNSSGAENVTLLVKNTGRKTLTADSTELDVLVDGSYVSNDAFTVTVRDGGGPWRDGTVAELEIALEQPFDPETEHRISVTVNGAEEVFEFYVP; encoded by the coding sequence ATGGCCGGTGACTCCGTTTCGACGCTGATCCTGTTCATCGCCGCGATGTTGGTCGCCGCCGGCGTCGCCGGCACGCTGGTGACCAACGTCAACGACCTGAGTAATTCGGTCGACAGTCAGAGCGGCGACATGACGGACAAGATCGATACCGACATCGAGATCATTAGCGATCCGGGGAGCGACGCGGTGTACAACTCGAGCGGTGCGGAGAACGTCACGCTCCTCGTGAAAAACACCGGCCGAAAGACGCTCACGGCCGACAGCACCGAACTCGACGTGCTGGTCGACGGCTCGTACGTCTCGAACGACGCGTTCACGGTCACGGTACGGGACGGCGGCGGCCCCTGGCGGGACGGAACGGTCGCCGAACTCGAGATAGCTCTCGAGCAGCCGTTCGATCCGGAGACGGAACACCGGATCAGCGTGACCGTCAACGGTGCGGAGGAGGTGTTCGAATTCTACGTCCCATGA
- a CDS encoding flagellin, whose translation MGFSTSGATAIIFVGVLVAAGIAYPVFHSAQEERRTAIQDRDDRTLSMRNTAIAVDSWSYNESGTNDFTMSVNNTGSTTLSVTETDLLVDGVYQTRDSYTTSVESSAERELWQPGETLHVTVANRTPEPDRVKLVTEHGIAETVTEVGG comes from the coding sequence GTGGGGTTCAGTACCAGTGGCGCGACGGCGATCATCTTCGTCGGCGTGCTGGTCGCCGCGGGGATCGCCTATCCGGTCTTTCACTCGGCACAGGAGGAGCGACGGACGGCGATTCAGGACCGCGACGATCGGACGCTGTCGATGCGAAACACGGCGATCGCGGTCGACTCGTGGAGCTACAACGAGAGCGGCACAAACGACTTTACCATGAGCGTGAACAACACCGGCTCGACGACGCTCTCGGTCACCGAGACGGATCTGCTGGTCGACGGCGTCTACCAGACGCGGGACTCGTACACCACGAGCGTCGAGAGCAGCGCCGAACGCGAGCTGTGGCAACCCGGCGAGACGCTGCACGTGACGGTAGCCAACAGGACGCCCGAACCGGACAGGGTGAAACTGGTAACCGAACACGGGATCGCCGAGACGGTAACGGAGGTCGGAGGGTGA
- a CDS encoding DUF5807 family protein, with amino-acid sequence MSDQREAFLAGERLEDVALFLAESYVSDERLEEFGERVDDGTLIVIDGERGRNAFQAATGTGAMEFAKSAMSTEGEIDDDLTGGHCPDEAGDEEHEIQFVFAFAEAQNEEVGGIYADGDVVHAYAQCTCGTAFSDRWNVGETDG; translated from the coding sequence ATGAGTGACCAACGCGAGGCGTTTCTGGCGGGCGAGCGACTCGAGGACGTGGCGCTGTTCCTGGCAGAGTCCTACGTGTCGGACGAGCGCCTCGAGGAGTTCGGCGAGCGCGTCGACGACGGGACGCTGATCGTGATCGACGGCGAGCGCGGGCGGAACGCCTTTCAGGCGGCGACCGGCACCGGAGCGATGGAGTTCGCCAAGTCCGCGATGAGCACCGAGGGGGAGATCGACGACGATCTGACGGGTGGGCACTGCCCCGACGAAGCGGGTGACGAGGAGCACGAGATTCAGTTCGTCTTCGCGTTCGCCGAGGCGCAAAACGAGGAGGTCGGCGGCATCTACGCGGATGGGGACGTCGTCCACGCCTACGCCCAGTGTACGTGCGGGACGGCGTTCTCGGATCGATGGAACGTGGGCGAGACGGACGGCTAG
- a CDS encoding FlaD/FlaE family flagellar protein, which translates to MDFGLASLRSLIEDFLSDSGGRRGREREQQRQQRDGDTDDAGGATAQAGGDSDAESTDDEEPSESDGGEKRGGGLFGRGKGSSGDDEDLDDLFYRIEELEEELENKESTLGTVQDSQQQVADQVEEMNETVRQLLGVYDMLTDDVNPFTGAGEERKGFGVFGEDEATTDGGSDSMAGLRAEMDSSGREETVSFDDLKGVIEDAAAAQSDGADETGGETITFDEDEGDDDTRVEVQATESVDEPDSELGADADGADADGAVDDDSDVTLESLADTYATDIIVLEWLTELVRTAGPAATLRAISYYAEIGWIDDEVKDHLEAMLSGPDLDIHVDPEMTPEELTAEDHADSYTYIMKLQEIHETKREVGPDTGRGQ; encoded by the coding sequence ATGGATTTCGGACTCGCCTCCCTGCGGAGCCTCATCGAAGACTTCCTCAGCGACAGCGGCGGCCGTCGGGGACGCGAGCGCGAGCAACAACGCCAACAGCGTGACGGCGACACCGACGACGCTGGAGGGGCGACCGCGCAAGCGGGAGGCGATTCCGACGCGGAATCAACGGACGACGAGGAACCGAGCGAGTCCGACGGCGGCGAGAAACGCGGCGGCGGACTGTTCGGTCGCGGGAAGGGCTCGAGCGGCGACGACGAGGATCTCGACGACCTCTTCTATCGGATCGAGGAACTCGAGGAGGAACTCGAGAACAAGGAGTCGACGCTGGGGACGGTCCAGGACTCCCAGCAACAGGTTGCGGACCAGGTCGAGGAGATGAACGAGACGGTTCGTCAACTGCTCGGCGTGTACGATATGTTGACCGACGACGTGAACCCGTTTACCGGCGCTGGCGAGGAGCGAAAGGGGTTCGGCGTCTTCGGCGAGGACGAGGCGACGACCGACGGCGGAAGCGATTCGATGGCCGGACTCCGGGCCGAAATGGACTCGTCGGGGCGCGAGGAAACGGTCTCCTTCGACGACCTCAAGGGAGTCATCGAGGATGCGGCGGCGGCCCAGTCCGATGGTGCCGACGAGACCGGCGGTGAGACGATCACGTTCGACGAGGACGAGGGCGACGACGATACGCGGGTCGAAGTACAGGCGACCGAGAGCGTCGACGAGCCTGATTCGGAACTGGGTGCGGACGCCGACGGGGCGGACGCGGATGGGGCAGTCGACGACGACTCGGACGTCACCCTCGAGTCGCTCGCGGACACGTACGCGACGGATATCATCGTCCTCGAGTGGCTGACCGAACTGGTCCGGACGGCCGGGCCGGCGGCGACGCTGCGTGCGATTTCGTACTACGCCGAGATCGGCTGGATCGACGACGAGGTCAAAGACCACCTCGAGGCGATGTTGAGCGGCCCCGACCTCGACATTCACGTCGACCCGGAGATGACGCCGGAGGAACTGACCGCCGAGGATCACGCCGATAGCTACACGTACATCATGAAGCTCCAGGAGATCCACGAGACGAAACGGGAAGTCGGCCCGGATACCGGACGGGGGCAGTAG
- a CDS encoding universal stress protein, translated as MNVLLGLGGSDESVKTLRRTIERTQDVGDDLTVVIVDKPESKRSQDETYQMAVDRLKDVGLDEITVEKLEGDPGSALVNYAEQGEFDQLVIGGGTLSPMGKIQLGPITEFVLLNAPTTVKLVR; from the coding sequence ATGAACGTGTTGCTGGGTCTCGGCGGCAGCGACGAGTCGGTGAAGACGCTCCGGCGGACCATCGAGCGAACCCAGGATGTCGGCGACGACCTCACCGTCGTCATCGTCGACAAGCCCGAGTCGAAACGCTCGCAAGACGAGACGTACCAGATGGCCGTCGACCGCCTCAAGGACGTCGGGCTCGACGAGATCACAGTCGAGAAACTCGAGGGAGATCCAGGGAGCGCGCTCGTCAATTACGCCGAACAGGGCGAGTTCGATCAGCTGGTCATCGGCGGCGGTACCCTGAGCCCGATGGGGAAGATCCAGCTCGGCCCGATCACGGAGTTCGTCCTATTGAACGCCCCGACGACGGTCAAGCTGGTGCGATAA
- a CDS encoding archaellin/type IV pilin N-terminal domain-containing protein — translation MFERLQVDDDTRGQVGIGTLIVFIAMVLVAAIAAGVLINTAGVLQSQASDTGSETQQEVANQIDVIHAVGAVYEGASGEDALNNSYVDTVNMTIKKSAGSEAIDLTSMTVQYTSNKEDVSLTYDDGSVSGANAENFTTHSITDSSNESLTNTEERVKLEIDTGAIEDNVEDSSGTGQPVGLPAGESVTIKLIDQSGAQYTYGVSLPNTFGDKSIVEV, via the coding sequence ATGTTCGAACGACTTCAGGTCGACGATGACACTCGCGGTCAGGTTGGTATCGGTACGCTAATTGTCTTCATCGCTATGGTTCTCGTCGCAGCGATCGCAGCAGGGGTGCTGATTAACACGGCTGGTGTTTTGCAAAGTCAGGCATCTGACACTGGCTCCGAGACTCAACAGGAGGTCGCGAATCAGATCGATGTCATTCACGCTGTTGGTGCTGTGTATGAAGGCGCCTCAGGCGAAGACGCACTTAATAACTCCTACGTCGATACAGTTAATATGACAATCAAGAAGTCTGCTGGATCTGAAGCAATCGATCTTACATCGATGACCGTCCAGTACACGAGTAATAAGGAGGACGTCTCACTCACGTACGATGACGGCAGTGTTTCGGGCGCTAACGCTGAAAACTTCACCACACATTCAATCACTGATAGCTCTAATGAATCGCTTACCAACACTGAAGAGCGAGTCAAGCTAGAAATCGACACTGGCGCGATTGAAGATAACGTGGAAGATAGTAGTGGTACTGGTCAACCTGTTGGACTTCCCGCTGGTGAGAGTGTGACGATCAAACTCATCGACCAGTCCGGTGCGCAGTACACCTACGGTGTGAGTTTACCGAACACATTCGGTGACAAGAGCATCGTCGAGGTCTAA
- a CDS encoding universal stress protein, translated as MFDTVVVATDGSESVKRAVDVALDLADRFGADVHALSVVDASEVDASPQQLRDELRTALETTADAAIATVEERAEGAVTTEIREGRPAIEICEYAREVDADVVATGTRGRHGENRLLLGSVAERIVRTSPVPVLTVRQLEPTDDGADADGEEVAADA; from the coding sequence ATGTTCGACACGGTCGTGGTCGCCACCGACGGCTCCGAGAGCGTGAAACGAGCCGTCGACGTCGCGCTCGATCTCGCGGACCGCTTCGGGGCCGACGTTCACGCCCTCTCGGTGGTCGACGCCAGCGAGGTCGACGCCTCGCCCCAGCAGCTCCGGGACGAGCTCCGCACCGCCCTCGAGACGACCGCCGACGCCGCGATCGCTACGGTCGAGGAGCGAGCCGAGGGAGCAGTGACGACCGAGATCCGCGAAGGGCGTCCCGCCATCGAGATCTGCGAGTACGCCCGCGAGGTCGACGCCGACGTGGTCGCGACCGGGACCCGCGGTCGTCACGGCGAGAACCGCCTCCTGCTCGGCAGCGTCGCCGAGCGGATCGTCCGGACCTCGCCCGTCCCCGTGTTGACGGTGCGCCAACTCGAGCCGACGGACGACGGTGCCGACGCCGACGGCGAGGAAGTAGCCGCAGACGCCTGA
- a CDS encoding ATPase domain-containing protein produces the protein MTDYYSIGLTDQDRVNTAIGGGIPAGSIMLIEGQDGAGKSALSQRFSYGIASEDVYVTYISTELESWEFVQQMHSLSYDVVDLLLDEQLLFLHANIDTHDEGRKRQLLARLASAETLWKADVVFVDTLSALLRNDPNYEGVIEAGDEDHVIQRLVTFLRQMTMKDKSVVLTVDPTSVRDDALRPLRNMADIYFQIETNTVGQEIRRKVLVRRFQNMKSPVDDSIGFTVQQGRGISIVSRTVA, from the coding sequence ATGACAGACTACTATTCCATCGGACTGACCGATCAAGATCGGGTAAACACCGCCATCGGGGGCGGGATTCCAGCCGGGAGCATCATGCTCATCGAAGGCCAAGACGGCGCGGGCAAGAGCGCCCTCTCCCAGCGCTTTTCCTACGGGATCGCCTCCGAGGACGTCTACGTCACCTACATCTCGACGGAACTCGAGTCCTGGGAGTTCGTCCAGCAGATGCACTCGCTGTCCTACGACGTGGTCGATCTGCTGTTGGACGAACAGTTGCTGTTCTTGCACGCGAACATCGACACGCACGACGAGGGCCGGAAACGCCAGCTCCTCGCGCGACTCGCGAGCGCGGAGACGCTCTGGAAGGCCGACGTCGTCTTCGTCGATACCCTCTCGGCGCTGTTGCGGAACGATCCCAACTACGAGGGCGTCATCGAAGCGGGGGACGAGGACCACGTCATTCAACGGCTCGTCACGTTCCTGCGCCAGATGACGATGAAGGACAAATCGGTCGTGCTGACGGTCGATCCGACGAGCGTCCGTGACGACGCGTTGCGACCGCTGCGGAACATGGCCGACATCTACTTTCAGATCGAGACGAACACGGTCGGTCAGGAGATCAGACGAAAGGTTCTGGTCCGGCGGTTTCAGAACATGAAGAGTCCGGTCGACGACTCCATCGGGTTCACCGTCCAACAGGGACGGGGGATCTCGATCGTCAGCAGAACGGTGGCCTAA
- a CDS encoding phosphohydrolase, producing MYDELIQSGDLSLARKSVLPGTGFFLPDTLEEDLEDQQTAAALEGAEVAVIADPDADGLACVALIREAYDDVQNVPEPDEDAAEDDDDGNRPEPVADATDDADEQNVVIEAADAEEPLEEPEPTPHEVALIPASPHNVEDALARVAEYGDEGIDIFVCDLAPDRYEYVETELAAALETADSVAWYDHHQWGDDVAQAVRDAGVDLVVGDSDEECSADVVYRSLEYEFDPMYEELAAVTRDHDLWLREDTRSDDLADYAYWTDPAEYVEVVREYGVDLPEWVTDYIAERRVEKEALIEQAVGRAELREIGGYTVGITYGRCSQNEVAEAMREQGADASVIVKPAGSASIRGTDEFELCHEVAGKVNGGGHPKAAGCKPDIYDDMLDYANHWTTRGAVTKRVILDAFRDVVAEADEDADGDADTDASED from the coding sequence ATGTACGACGAACTCATTCAGAGCGGCGATCTGTCGCTCGCCCGGAAATCGGTGCTGCCGGGAACCGGTTTCTTCCTGCCTGATACGCTCGAGGAGGACCTCGAGGACCAGCAGACCGCAGCCGCCCTCGAGGGAGCCGAGGTCGCGGTCATCGCGGACCCGGACGCCGACGGGCTTGCCTGCGTCGCGCTCATCCGAGAGGCCTACGACGACGTACAGAACGTGCCCGAGCCCGACGAGGATGCGGCCGAAGATGATGACGACGGGAACCGGCCGGAGCCGGTCGCCGACGCGACAGACGACGCCGACGAACAGAACGTCGTCATCGAGGCCGCCGACGCCGAGGAGCCGCTCGAGGAGCCCGAACCGACGCCCCACGAAGTCGCGCTCATCCCCGCGAGCCCCCACAACGTCGAGGACGCGCTGGCTCGCGTCGCGGAGTACGGCGACGAGGGGATCGATATCTTCGTCTGCGACCTGGCGCCGGACCGGTACGAGTACGTCGAGACGGAGCTCGCCGCGGCACTCGAGACCGCCGATAGCGTCGCGTGGTACGACCACCACCAGTGGGGCGACGACGTGGCGCAGGCGGTCCGAGACGCCGGCGTCGACCTCGTGGTCGGCGACTCCGACGAGGAGTGTAGCGCCGACGTGGTCTACCGCTCGCTCGAGTACGAGTTCGATCCGATGTACGAGGAACTCGCGGCCGTCACCCGGGATCACGACCTCTGGCTGCGCGAGGACACGCGCAGCGACGACCTCGCCGACTACGCCTACTGGACCGATCCCGCGGAGTACGTCGAGGTCGTCCGCGAGTACGGCGTCGACCTGCCCGAGTGGGTCACCGACTACATCGCCGAGCGCCGCGTCGAGAAGGAGGCGCTCATCGAACAGGCGGTCGGCCGCGCGGAGCTTCGCGAGATCGGCGGCTACACGGTCGGCATTACCTACGGCCGCTGTTCGCAAAACGAGGTCGCCGAAGCGATGCGCGAGCAGGGAGCCGACGCCTCGGTGATCGTCAAACCAGCCGGCTCGGCCTCCATTCGGGGCACCGACGAGTTCGAACTGTGCCACGAGGTCGCGGGGAAGGTCAACGGCGGCGGCCACCCCAAGGCCGCGGGCTGCAAACCCGACATCTACGACGACATGCTGGACTACGCGAACCACTGGACGACCCGCGGGGCCGTGACGAAACGCGTCATCCTCGACGCGTTCCGAGACGTCGTCGCGGAAGCGGACGAGGATGCCGACGGCGACGCGGACACGGACGCGAGCGAGGACTGA